In the genome of Massilia sp. UMI-21, the window CTGAGCGGGGTCACCGAGACCATGTTCTCCAACAGCCGCGCGCTGCCCCCGCCCGGCACCCCGGCGCCGCAGGGCCAGTCGATCGCCGCCGCCTTCGGCCAGGACACCGCCGCCGTCGCCACCCGCAAGCTCGACACGATGGACCTGGCCTCGGAGATCACCCCCAAGATCCTGTCGGTCTCGCGTTCCGAACCCGAACGCATGTCGGCCAGCGAGCTGGCGGTCTATACCCGCCACCTGGCCGAGAACCGCCAGGAGACCGGCCGCTTCAAGGTGGCGTTCTGGAAGAAAATCATCGATCCGCTGTCGATCCTGGTCCTGATGGCCCTGGCCTTGCCCTTCGCCTACCTGCACACGCGCAGCGGCGGCGTCAGCCTCAAGATCTTCGTCGGCATCATGATCGGCGTGGGCTTCCTGCTGCTGAATGCGCTGTTTTCGAACCTGGGCGTACTGACCGCGCTGCCGGCCTTCATGACCGCGGCCGCGCCCAGCCTGCTATTCCTGCTGCTGGCGATCGGCGCCCTGTGGTGGGTGGAGAGACATTGATGAAACGTGCACTCGTCCTGTTCGCCCACGGCGCCCGCGCACCAGGCTGGGCCCTGCCTTTCGAACGGCTGCGCGACCAGGCGCAGGCCCGGCTGCCCGATGTCGGCGTCACGCTGGCCTTCCTCGAACTGATGGAGCCGCGCCTGCCCGCCACGGTCGAGGCGCTGGTGCGCGACGGCACCGAAGACATCACGATCGTGCCGGTATTCCTGGGGCAGGGTGGCCACCTGCTGCGCGACCTGCCGCAGCTGGCGGACGGCATCCGCGCCGCCCATCCCGGCCTGCGCCTGCATGTGGTCGGCGCCATCGGCGAAGATCCCGGGGTGCAGGCGGCCATGACGGACTATTGCCTGCGCTCGCTCGGCTGAGGCTGCTTGCCGGCCGGCGCCGGTGCGTAGCGCGCTCTGATGCTGGCGAAGCGTTAACACCCTTGGCAAGGCAGGCAAGATTACGTTGGTTTTCCGCCATATTGCCGGAGAGAATTTAATTTCTGTCTTTAAATAGAAATTTCCGTGAGGCATTATGACTGGTATCCAGTGCCGCGCACTCCGCGCGCTCACCTACCAGCAAGATGCCCCCCATGAGCACCGATACCACTGATTACGCCCCCGTCGGCATCGTCGACGACCGCGATATCCTGTTGACCACCCTGCGCAGCGGCGAAGTCGCCGCGACGCTGACCCCGATCGACTGGGGCCTGCCGACCGGCGGACGCTGGGTCATCGATGCCCAGTCGGTGCCGGGCCTGTTCTCGATTGCCTACAACCCCGCGACCGACAGCAGCGCGCGCCTGATCGTCAACGACGCGGCGCTGCTGCCCGCGGCCGGCTCGGCGGCGACGGTCACCGCCCATTACTACGACCGCTACCAGCTCGACGGCAACGGCAATCCGCTGCCGGGCCATGGCGTCGCCGAGACCCTGGTGTACACGGTCGAAGCAGGCAGCTCGCGCGACCTGGCCGGATTCGGCAGCGAGCTCGTGCTCGGCGCGGCCGCAGCATCGGCCAATCCCGACATGGCGACGCTGTCGACCGGCGCGTTCATGACGGCATGGCAGTCGGCAGACGGCAGCATCGTCGGGCAGTTGCGCACTGCCGCCGGGGCGGCGCAGGGGGCGGCATTCGCGCTCAGCCCGACGAACGACGCCGCGCTCGACGCTGCGCCCGCGCTGGCGGCGCTGGCGGGCGGACGTTCGGTGGTGGCCTACACCAGCACCGACGGCGCCGGCACGCGCATCGCCTACCGCATCGTGGATGCCAACGGCAATCCGGGCGCCGAAGTCGTCGTGGGCGCGGCCGCCGCGGACACCGCGATGCCCGACGTGACGGCCCTGGCCGACGGCGGCTTCGCCCTGGCCTGGCGCAGCGGCGGCCAGGTGCACGTGCGCACTGCCGACGCCAACGGCACCCCGACCGGCATCGAGCAGGTCTACGGCGCCCTTGGCACCGCCTTCAGCCCGAGCATTGCGGCCACCGCCACCGGCTACGTCGTCGCGTGGGGCGAAATCGGCGACGGCAACGTCTATGCCGCGCTGGCAGGCGGCGCCCCGATCGTGGCGAGCGGGGACGGGCTGGCCGCAAGCCGCGCCACCGCGGCGCCGCAACCGGCGGTGACCGCACTGGCCGGGGGCGGCTTCGTGGTCACCTGGGACAGCTACGCCAACTCTCCCTGGGGCTTTGCGAGCACCGACATCTTCTTCCAGCGTTTCGATGCGGCCGGCAAGCTGGTCGGCAACATGACGCAGGCGAACCTCGACGGCGGCGGCGGCCGTTTCGAGTCGACCGCGATCGCGCTGGCCGATGGCGGCTTCCTGGTCGCATGGCAGAGCGACAGCGGCGACTTCGACCGCGGCGGCGTGTTCGGCCGGCGCTTCGACGCGGATGGCGCCGCCCTCGATGCGCGCGAATTCGGGATCAACGAGATGCGGCAGGGCGACCAGGCCAAGCCGGTGCTCAGCGCGCTGGCCGACGGCGGTTTCGCCGCCGCCTGGGTCGACACCCAGGACAACGGGACGGTGCAGGTCGAGGCGCGTGTGCTGGCCGGGGCCGACCCGGCCCCGCCGGTCGCCGCGGCGCCGGACCCGACGCCGACACCGACACCGACACCGACACCGACACCGACACCGACACCGACACCGACACCGACACCGACGCCGACGAGCCCCGGCAACTCGGGCACGAGCACCGGAAGCGGCTCCTCGACCGCCGCCACGATCAGCGGCGGCAACGGCGCCGACCTGATCAAGGCAGTGGCAGGCAACCAGAGGATCGACGGCCTGGCCGGCATCGACACGGTCGACTACGGCAATTACAAGAGCCTGTTCGAGATCGCGCGTACCGAGGGCGGCGTGACCGTCGCCGACCGCTTCGGAACCGGCGGCACCGATACGCTGGTGAACGTCGAACGCCTGAGCTTTACCGATGTGTCGGTGGCGCTCGACATCGACGGCATCGCCGGCCAGGCCTACCGCATGTACACGGCGGCATTCAACCGGACCCCGGACAAGGCGGGCGTCGGCTACTGGATCAAGATGATGGATGCGGGCGTGAGCCTGGAGCAGGTGGCGGCCGGTTTCGCGACCAGCGCCGAGTTCAAGAGCCTGTACGGCGCCGATGCCGGCGACGCGCAGTTCGTCGAGCTCCTGTACAACAATGTGCTGCACCGCAGCGCCGAAGGCGCCGGCCGCGATTACTGGATGCAGGTGCTGGCCGAGCAGCACACCCCGCGTGCGCAGGTGCTGGCTTTCTTCAGCGAGAGCGCCGAGAACCAGGCGCAGGTGATCGGGTCGATCCAGAACGGGATCGAATTTACGCCTTACGGTGGATAAGCTGGTTCAGTGGCATGCATCGTAGGGTGGACGGCTTCGCCGTCCGCGCGTCCGACTCACGGATGCTCTGCCACAGAACTTGCGCCAGCTGAACGCGCGGACGGCATAGCCGTCCACCCTACCGTTGATGTTCGCGCTTGGCGAGCGCCTCGCCCAGCATCACCAGCACCGGCCCGTGTCCCGGCTCCAGCCCGCGCGCCAGGTCGCTTAAAGTCAGCCGCAGGATGCGCTCGTCGGGCCGGCTGCAGTTTTCCACCACCACCACCGGCAGATCGGGACGGCGTCCTTCCGCCAGCAGGCGTTCGGCGGTGGCCGCGGCTTCGCGCCCGCCCATGTACTGCACCAGCGTGTCGGTTTCGGGCAGGGCAGGCGGGGCGGCGATCGGCCTGTCCGGCCGGTCCCTTTCAGTGCTCGAGGTGAAGAAGGCAACGCTGCGCGCCACGCCGCGCTTGGTGAGCGGTTGCCGGGCGGCGGCCGCCGCCGCGACCGCGGTGGTAATGCCGGGAACGACTTCGACCTCGATGCCGGCCGCTTCCAGCGCGCGCAGTTCCTCGTCGGCGCGCCCGAACAGCATCGGGTCGCCGCCTTTCAGGCGCACCACCTGCCGGAACTTGCCGGCGCATTCGACCAGCTGCTGGTTGATGTGGACTTGCGCCGTGGAGCGCTGGCCCGAGCGCTTGCCGACCGAGATCAGCTCGGCCTGGCGGCACAGGTCGAGCATGTCGGAGGTGACCAGCGCGTCGTAGAGCACGACGTCGGCCTGCGCCAGCAGGCGCGCGCCGCGGACGGTGATGAGGTCGGCAGCGCCGGGGCCGGCTCCCACCAGATAGACTTTGCCGAGTGCCCCTGAATGCGCCATGCAGACCCCTTCGCTTATTGATCCAGTCGGATCATACCCGCTGCCACGGTCTGGTGGGTGACTTCGTCGATCAGGATGAAGGCGCCGGTGGCGCGGTTGTCGCAATAGGCGTCGGCCGCCAGCGGCTGCTGCACGCTCAGCTGCACGGTGGCGATGTCGTTCAGCTTCAGGCCCTCGGTGGGATTGCCCGCCACGCGCTGCTGGGTGTTGACGTCCAGGATGCTGTCGACCTGCTTGAGCCTGGCCGCGGTCTGGCGGGTGCCGTGCTTGATCCAGTACTTGCGGCGCATGTCGAGCGGCTCGTCCGACATCCAGCACAGGTCCGCCACCACCTGCCTGAGCTGGGTCGCGGGTTGATCGGCGCCGGCCAGCAGGTCGCCGCGCGAGATGTCCAGGTGTTCGTTCAGCAGCAGGGTGACCGACTGGCCGGCCACGGCGGACTGCAACGAACCATCGAAGGTCACGATGTCCTTCACCGTGGCGCCCTGGCCCGAAGGCTGGACGACGAGCTTGTCGCCCACCGAGACCTTGCCCGACTCGATGCGGCCCATGTAGCCGCGGAAGTCATTGGCTTCGTGGCCGTTGTGGCGCGCCACCAGCTGCACCGGGAAGCGGAAGGGCGCGGCGTGCGACTCGTCGTACACGGACAAAGCTTCGAGCAGGTCGATCAGGGTCGGGCCCTGGTACCAGGGCATGTTGCCGGAAGCGGTCACCACGTTGTCGCCGCCGAGGGCCGACAGCGGGATCGCCGTCACGTCCTTCAGGCCCAGCGAGTCGGCGAATGCGCGGTAGGCGCCGACGATGCGCTCGTAGACCGTTTGGTCGTAGTCCACCAGGTCCATCTTGTTGACGGCCACGATCACGTGCTCGATCTGCAGCAGCTTGGCGATGGTCGAGTGGCGCTTGGTCTGGGTCAGCAGCGTGACAGAACCATCGTCGCCCAGCTTCACCTTGGAGACGTCCACCAGGATGATCACGGCGTCGGCGGTCGAGGCGCCGGTGACCATGTTGCGGGTGTATTGCTCGTGGCCCGGGGTATCGGCGATGATGAACTTGCGCTTCGGGGTGGCGAAGTAGCGGTAGGCCACGTCGATGGTGATGCCCTGTTCGCGTTCGGCTTCCAGGCCGTCGGTCAGCAGCGACAGGTCGATGGTGTCGCCCACGGTGCGCTTGTGCTTCGAGCGCGAGACGGCGGCCAGCTGGTCGGCGAAGATGCCCTTGCTGTCGTACAGCAGGCGGCCGATCAGGGTGCTCTTGCCGTCGTCGACGGAGCCGGCGGTGATGAAGCGCAGCAGACCGCGCTGGTTGGCGTTTTCGGCGAAGTTGTCGGTGGGGGCGTTCATCAGAAATATCCTTGCTTCTTGCGTTTTTCCATCGAGGCTTCCGAGGTCTGGTCGTCCATCCGGGTTGCGCCGCGCTCGGTCACTTCGGTGATGGCGGTCTCGGCGATGATGTTCTCGACCGTGCTGGCATGCGAGGCCACCGGGCAGGTGCAGGAGATGTCGCCCACGGTGCGAAAGCGCACGGTGCGGGTTTCGACCGTCTCGCCCTCGCGGGCCGGGGTCAGCGGCGTCAGCGGCACCAGCAGGCCATTGCGTGGGATGACCTGGCGCTCGTGCGCGAAGTAGATCGGGGGCAGGGCCAGCTTTTCGCGGGCGATGTACTGCCACACGTCGAGTTCGGTCCAGTTCGAGATCGGGAACACGCGCATGTTCTCGCCCGGATGGACGCGGGTGTTATACAGGTCCCACAATTCCGGGCGCTGGGCCTTCGGGTCCCATTGGCCGAACTCGTCGCGGAAGGAGAAGATGCGCTCCTTGGCGCGCGCTTTCTCTTCGTCGCGCCTGGCGCCGCCGATGCAGGCATCGAAACCGTGTTCGGCGATGGTTTCCAGCAGCGTCACGGCCTGGGCCGCGTTGCGCGAATCCAGCGCCGGGTTGCGCAGGCGCACGGTGCCGCGCCGGATCGAATCCTCGACCGAGCCGACGATCAGGCGCTCGCCCAGTTCCGCCACGCGGGCGTCGCGGAAGGCGATCACTTCGTCGAAGTTGTGGCCGGTGTCG includes:
- a CDS encoding DUF4214 domain-containing protein encodes the protein MSTDTTDYAPVGIVDDRDILLTTLRSGEVAATLTPIDWGLPTGGRWVIDAQSVPGLFSIAYNPATDSSARLIVNDAALLPAAGSAATVTAHYYDRYQLDGNGNPLPGHGVAETLVYTVEAGSSRDLAGFGSELVLGAAAASANPDMATLSTGAFMTAWQSADGSIVGQLRTAAGAAQGAAFALSPTNDAALDAAPALAALAGGRSVVAYTSTDGAGTRIAYRIVDANGNPGAEVVVGAAAADTAMPDVTALADGGFALAWRSGGQVHVRTADANGTPTGIEQVYGALGTAFSPSIAATATGYVVAWGEIGDGNVYAALAGGAPIVASGDGLAASRATAAPQPAVTALAGGGFVVTWDSYANSPWGFASTDIFFQRFDAAGKLVGNMTQANLDGGGGRFESTAIALADGGFLVAWQSDSGDFDRGGVFGRRFDADGAALDAREFGINEMRQGDQAKPVLSALADGGFAAAWVDTQDNGTVQVEARVLAGADPAPPVAAAPDPTPTPTPTPTPTPTPTPTPTPTPTPTSPGNSGTSTGSGSSTAATISGGNGADLIKAVAGNQRIDGLAGIDTVDYGNYKSLFEIARTEGGVTVADRFGTGGTDTLVNVERLSFTDVSVALDIDGIAGQAYRMYTAAFNRTPDKAGVGYWIKMMDAGVSLEQVAAGFATSAEFKSLYGADAGDAQFVELLYNNVLHRSAEGAGRDYWMQVLAEQHTPRAQVLAFFSESAENQAQVIGSIQNGIEFTPYGG
- a CDS encoding sulfate adenylyltransferase subunit 1; translated protein: MNAPTDNFAENANQRGLLRFITAGSVDDGKSTLIGRLLYDSKGIFADQLAAVSRSKHKRTVGDTIDLSLLTDGLEAEREQGITIDVAYRYFATPKRKFIIADTPGHEQYTRNMVTGASTADAVIILVDVSKVKLGDDGSVTLLTQTKRHSTIAKLLQIEHVIVAVNKMDLVDYDQTVYERIVGAYRAFADSLGLKDVTAIPLSALGGDNVVTASGNMPWYQGPTLIDLLEALSVYDESHAAPFRFPVQLVARHNGHEANDFRGYMGRIESGKVSVGDKLVVQPSGQGATVKDIVTFDGSLQSAVAGQSVTLLLNEHLDISRGDLLAGADQPATQLRQVVADLCWMSDEPLDMRRKYWIKHGTRQTAARLKQVDSILDVNTQQRVAGNPTEGLKLNDIATVQLSVQQPLAADAYCDNRATGAFILIDEVTHQTVAAGMIRLDQ
- a CDS encoding CbiX/SirB N-terminal domain-containing protein, which codes for MKRALVLFAHGARAPGWALPFERLRDQAQARLPDVGVTLAFLELMEPRLPATVEALVRDGTEDITIVPVFLGQGGHLLRDLPQLADGIRAAHPGLRLHVVGAIGEDPGVQAAMTDYCLRSLG
- the cysD gene encoding sulfate adenylyltransferase subunit CysD — encoded protein: MTTVFDNPGVLTDAHREINARHLDALESEAIHILREVAAECSNPALLFSGGKDSVVLLRLAEKAFRPGKFPFPLVHIDTGHNFDEVIAFRDARVAELGERLIVGSVEDSIRRGTVRLRNPALDSRNAAQAVTLLETIAEHGFDACIGGARRDEEKARAKERIFSFRDEFGQWDPKAQRPELWDLYNTRVHPGENMRVFPISNWTELDVWQYIAREKLALPPIYFAHERQVIPRNGLLVPLTPLTPAREGETVETRTVRFRTVGDISCTCPVASHASTVENIIAETAITEVTERGATRMDDQTSEASMEKRKKQGYF
- the cobA gene encoding uroporphyrinogen-III C-methyltransferase; this translates as MAHSGALGKVYLVGAGPGAADLITVRGARLLAQADVVLYDALVTSDMLDLCRQAELISVGKRSGQRSTAQVHINQQLVECAGKFRQVVRLKGGDPMLFGRADEELRALEAAGIEVEVVPGITTAVAAAAAARQPLTKRGVARSVAFFTSSTERDRPDRPIAAPPALPETDTLVQYMGGREAAATAERLLAEGRRPDLPVVVVENCSRPDERILRLTLSDLARGLEPGHGPVLVMLGEALAKREHQR